The following proteins are encoded in a genomic region of Thioflexithrix psekupsensis:
- a CDS encoding sterol desaturase family protein yields MRHEAIIRLSGFFSVLLLMASWEIIAPKRVLIASKLTRWFNNFALVIFNTLLLRLLFPMAAVGFALWIEQQHWGLFNMIPIPEIIAVIIAVIMLDMVIYGQHVLFHHVPLLWRLHRMHHADVDIDVTTGARFHPIEILLSMGIKFAAILILGAPALAVFIFEMILNLMAMFNHANIRLNATWDKWMRLFVVTPDMHRVHHSVINRETDSNFGFNLSCWDRWFGTYQAQPALGHEKMQIGLLEFREPHYLYLHHLLQIPFLSYSSDNRDHSNHSNGK; encoded by the coding sequence ATTCGTCATGAAGCGATTATTCGATTATCAGGTTTCTTTAGCGTATTGTTACTCATGGCAAGCTGGGAAATTATCGCACCAAAACGAGTTTTAATCGCTTCTAAATTAACCCGTTGGTTTAATAATTTTGCCTTAGTTATTTTTAACACCTTATTACTGCGTTTATTATTCCCCATGGCGGCGGTGGGATTTGCGTTGTGGATAGAACAACAGCATTGGGGATTGTTTAATATGATCCCTATCCCTGAAATTATCGCGGTCATTATTGCCGTGATTATGTTAGATATGGTGATTTATGGGCAGCATGTTTTATTTCATCACGTGCCGTTATTATGGCGACTGCACCGAATGCACCATGCCGATGTGGATATTGATGTCACGACGGGCGCACGTTTTCATCCGATTGAAATTTTATTATCAATGGGGATTAAATTCGCGGCTATTCTTATTTTAGGTGCGCCTGCATTAGCAGTGTTTATTTTTGAAATGATTTTAAATTTAATGGCCATGTTTAATCATGCCAATATTCGTTTAAATGCCACTTGGGATAAATGGATGCGTTTATTCGTGGTTACGCCCGACATGCACCGCGTACATCATTCGGTCATTAATCGAGAAACGGACAGTAATTTTGGTTTTAATTTATCGTGTTGGGATCGTTGGTTTGGCACGTATCAGGCGCAGCCCGCTTTAGGACACGAGAAAATGCAAATTGGTTTGCTGGAATTTCGAGAGCCGCATTATCTTTATTTGCATCATTTATTACAAATTCCTTTCTTGTCTTATTCTTCTGATAACCGCGATCATTCCAATCATTCTAATGGAAAATGA
- the hybE gene encoding [NiFe]-hydrogenase assembly chaperone HybE, translating into MRQQEPCERVSELVRCFQHIYQTRMQDMPMVNPALSVDVIGFRTWQQRCVGILITPWFMNLIVLFEQPTEKVSLPHADEKYHYQFPSGHYEFLVCHEESLGLYHSCSLFSPMFDFNSQELAQQTAQHILTLLWQAPEKQIKPKDNEKKTLSRRELLRGKFSAGSS; encoded by the coding sequence ATGCGCCAACAAGAACCCTGTGAACGTGTCAGTGAATTAGTGCGTTGTTTTCAACACATTTATCAAACCCGAATGCAAGATATGCCTATGGTGAATCCTGCTTTATCTGTTGATGTGATAGGTTTTCGCACGTGGCAACAACGCTGTGTGGGTATTTTAATTACCCCGTGGTTTATGAATTTAATCGTGTTATTTGAACAGCCTACGGAAAAGGTTTCATTGCCTCATGCGGATGAAAAATATCATTATCAATTTCCATCGGGGCATTATGAATTTTTAGTCTGTCATGAAGAATCGTTGGGATTATATCACAGTTGCTCCTTGTTTTCACCTATGTTTGACTTTAATAGTCAAGAATTGGCACAGCAAACCGCACAACATATTTTAACTTTATTGTGGCAAGCTCCAGAAAAGCAAATTAAACCTAAAGATAATGAGAAAAAAACCTTATCTCGTCGTGAATTATTACGCGGTAAGTTTTCTGCGGGTTCTTCTTAA
- a CDS encoding NUDIX domain-containing protein — translation MSEQDYSIIEKQLAYDGYFKILRYRVRYRCFAGDWHDNVVREVFERGHAVAVLPYDPQTDQVILIEQFRIAPAAVNEYPWLMEIVAGIIETGEKIESVAYREMQEEIGCETLELIPMYQAFVSPGGTTETVALFCGRIQANCFSPLHGKAEEQEDIRAHLISRTTALSWLAEGKIRSLSAITALQWLALHYAQVQEQWGDGK, via the coding sequence ATGTCTGAACAAGATTATTCTATTATAGAAAAACAACTGGCTTACGATGGTTATTTTAAAATACTGCGTTATCGCGTGCGTTATCGTTGTTTTGCGGGCGATTGGCACGATAATGTGGTGCGAGAGGTGTTTGAACGCGGTCATGCCGTGGCGGTTTTGCCTTATGATCCGCAGACGGATCAGGTGATTTTAATTGAACAATTTCGCATTGCGCCCGCCGCGGTGAATGAATATCCGTGGTTAATGGAAATTGTCGCAGGAATTATTGAAACAGGCGAGAAAATCGAATCGGTGGCTTATCGAGAAATGCAAGAAGAAATAGGCTGTGAAACTTTGGAATTAATTCCTATGTATCAAGCCTTTGTCAGTCCCGGTGGCACGACAGAAACAGTGGCTTTATTTTGCGGGCGAATTCAAGCGAATTGTTTTAGCCCATTGCACGGCAAAGCTGAGGAACAAGAAGACATTCGCGCCCATTTAATTTCGCGCACCACCGCATTATCTTGGTTAGCAGAAGGCAAAATTCGTTCATTATCGGCCATTACTGCATTACAATGGTTGGCTTTACATTATGCGCAAGTACAAGAACAATGGGGTGATGGGAAATAG
- a CDS encoding 5-formyltetrahydrofolate cyclo-ligase — MENDKFSLRRHYSQLRAALTPQEIQHKSEKIAFQFVHLPDLRAEDTVHLFLPIKAKNEINTWYLVEQLRLHYPSIRLMISRSDFTHKTLTHYYLETDTVLVENQYGIPEPIAAKVADSQAIDWVIVPLLCFDQEGFRVGYGQGFYDRFLSTCRPDTKKVGLSLFPPIIKIADRHLFDVRLNRVLDGDFIWTFTDSLFL, encoded by the coding sequence ATGGAAAATGATAAATTTTCTCTGCGTCGCCATTATTCCCAATTACGCGCTGCATTAACACCACAGGAAATCCAACATAAAAGCGAAAAAATCGCTTTTCAATTTGTCCATTTACCCGATTTACGCGCCGAAGATACCGTGCATTTATTTTTACCCATTAAGGCAAAAAATGAAATTAATACGTGGTATTTAGTGGAACAATTGCGTTTGCATTATCCCTCTATTCGTCTCATGATTTCGCGCAGCGATTTTACTCATAAAACCTTAACGCATTATTATTTAGAAACGGACACGGTATTGGTAGAAAATCAATATGGCATTCCTGAACCTATTGCGGCAAAAGTGGCTGATAGTCAAGCAATAGATTGGGTAATTGTGCCGTTATTGTGTTTTGATCAAGAAGGGTTTCGTGTGGGGTATGGGCAGGGATTTTATGACCGTTTTTTAAGCACTTGTCGCCCCGACACGAAAAAGGTGGGCTTGTCTTTATTTCCCCCGATTATTAAAATTGCAGATCGTCATTTATTCGACGTGCGTTTAAATCGGGTATTAGATGGGGATTTTATCTGGACATTTACTGATTCATTATTCTTGTAA
- a CDS encoding PhoH family protein, which yields MRSAPLPQKITATATVSHDFELEPLDNQRLANLCGQFNQHLKQIETRFRVTIHHRGHQFRVMGENTGVQEASQVIQNLYHATSHEQLDPQRIHLFSQAADVEMMQLTSALPVEGADVVIRTRHGVVRGRSLNQRCYLNNIARHDINFGIGPAGTGKTYLAVASAVEALEEERVRRLILVRPAVEAGEKLGFLPGDLAQKVDPYLRPLYDALYEMLGFEKVNKLIERSVIEIAPLAYMRGRTLNDSFIIMDEAQNTTVEQMKMFLTRIGFGSTAVITGDVTQIDLPRSTPSGLKHILNILQEVQGISFTFFDSKDVVRHPLVARIIEAYQAAEDAADLS from the coding sequence CCGCGCCATTGCCCCAGAAAATAACGGCCACGGCCACTGTCAGTCATGATTTTGAATTAGAACCGCTTGATAATCAGCGACTTGCCAACTTGTGTGGACAATTTAACCAACACTTAAAACAAATCGAAACCCGCTTTCGTGTCACTATTCACCACCGCGGCCACCAGTTTCGCGTGATGGGAGAAAACACAGGCGTGCAAGAAGCCAGTCAAGTGATACAAAATTTGTACCATGCCACCTCGCATGAACAACTAGACCCCCAACGAATTCACCTTTTTTCCCAAGCTGCTGATGTAGAAATGATGCAACTCACCTCTGCTTTGCCTGTTGAAGGCGCGGATGTCGTTATTCGCACTCGTCATGGTGTCGTGCGCGGTCGCAGCTTGAACCAACGCTGCTATCTCAATAATATTGCTCGCCATGATATTAATTTTGGCATCGGCCCCGCAGGAACAGGCAAAACGTATTTAGCCGTCGCCAGTGCCGTCGAAGCCTTAGAAGAAGAACGTGTACGCCGTTTAATTTTGGTGCGCCCTGCCGTTGAGGCGGGTGAAAAATTAGGCTTTTTACCGGGCGATTTAGCGCAAAAAGTTGACCCTTATTTACGGCCGCTTTACGATGCGTTATATGAAATGTTGGGTTTTGAGAAAGTCAATAAATTAATTGAACGCAGCGTGATAGAAATTGCGCCATTAGCCTATATGCGGGGTCGAACATTAAACGATTCTTTTATTATTATGGATGAAGCACAAAACACCACGGTAGAACAAATGAAAATGTTTTTAACCCGTATTGGATTTGGTTCTACGGCTGTGATTACGGGAGATGTGACCCAAATCGACTTGCCGCGTAGCACTCCATCAGGGCTTAAACATATTCTGAATATCTTACAAGAAGTACAAGGGATCAGTTTTACCTTTTTCGATTCTAAAGATGTGGTGAGACATCCGCTGGTTGCACGTATTATTGAAGCCTACCAAGCCGCTGAAGACGCGGCCGATCTGTCTTGA
- the fur gene encoding ferric iron uptake transcriptional regulator → MESHDLKKAGLKATLPRVRVLELLERSQQRHLSAEDVYKALLDSGDDVGLATVYRVLTQFETAGLVIRHHFEGGLSVFELNEGKHHDHIVCVVCGHIEEFTDEVIEQRQESIAKKKGFRIKDHCLYIYGSCQDPNTCPFYDQNN, encoded by the coding sequence ATGGAAAGTCACGACCTTAAAAAAGCAGGATTAAAAGCAACACTGCCACGGGTGCGGGTGCTTGAGTTGTTAGAGCGCAGTCAGCAACGGCATTTGAGCGCGGAAGATGTCTATAAAGCCTTGTTGGATTCGGGCGATGATGTCGGCTTGGCAACGGTATATCGCGTGTTGACGCAGTTTGAAACGGCGGGTTTGGTCATTCGTCATCATTTTGAGGGCGGATTGTCCGTTTTTGAACTGAATGAAGGTAAACATCACGATCATATTGTGTGCGTCGTTTGCGGACATATTGAAGAATTTACCGACGAGGTGATTGAACAACGTCAAGAATCCATTGCCAAGAAAAAAGGCTTCCGCATTAAGGATCATTGTCTTTATATTTACGGCAGTTGTCAAGACCCTAATACTTGCCCTTTTTATGATCAAAATAACTGA
- a CDS encoding mechanosensitive ion channel family protein: MENSLPKNKKVFKELFFPLILVALFGSLIFYGGEAYQAIGLAGIGMAHLVLGYLLGISTFLALAVFVRRVVQYIFLDWLIASAIGSQPPRLLNQLAAFLVYLLAFTAIVGIVFKQDLTVVLAASGAMGIVVGLALQNLILDIFAGLALNLDRIVKLGDDVQLHKIGDQTIEGRIVEISWRTMQILDTNNNTVIIPNRSVSAAVITNFSSPNPQLATSIPIILDGKVPVERAIRILKAASIEALSVVFPDTPVIEPIISVTEIIHVPRSVKYNIYVHTPFEKRARTRNMIQQHVLKHLSFAGVRPAQHALPDIAHLTILITMTELFHGVEESDARWIATYARLKVVEANQTVTQRGEIAEVIFLVLEGLLTAESRHTIGTKSRQLQLLSPGSMIGGTAMLMNDVYEATVSSKTICLLLEINYQLLEKILAQCPKLIDIIIHNVTQLVVRKGVAEKSQWQMQEADVAAEILRNLKRHLSI; encoded by the coding sequence ATGGAAAATTCTCTGCCAAAAAATAAGAAAGTCTTTAAAGAACTTTTTTTTCCACTGATACTTGTTGCTTTATTTGGCAGTCTTATTTTTTATGGCGGAGAAGCCTACCAAGCCATTGGTTTAGCGGGTATTGGTATGGCTCACCTTGTGTTGGGCTATTTACTGGGAATTAGCACATTCCTTGCGCTTGCGGTATTTGTTAGGCGTGTGGTTCAATATATTTTCTTAGATTGGCTTATTGCCTCCGCTATTGGTTCACAACCGCCGCGTCTATTGAACCAATTAGCGGCTTTCTTGGTTTATCTGCTTGCTTTTACTGCGATTGTTGGGATTGTCTTTAAACAAGATTTAACTGTAGTTCTTGCCGCTTCTGGGGCAATGGGTATTGTTGTTGGTTTAGCGTTACAAAACTTAATTCTCGATATTTTTGCAGGATTAGCTCTGAATTTAGATCGTATTGTCAAATTAGGCGATGACGTTCAATTACATAAAATTGGGGATCAAACCATTGAAGGAAGAATTGTAGAAATCAGTTGGCGAACAATGCAAATTCTTGATACTAATAATAATACTGTTATTATCCCTAATCGTTCCGTATCAGCAGCCGTCATTACCAATTTTTCAAGCCCCAATCCCCAATTAGCCACTTCAATTCCTATTATTTTGGATGGCAAAGTGCCGGTTGAGCGTGCTATTCGTATTCTAAAAGCCGCATCCATTGAAGCCTTGAGTGTCGTTTTTCCGGATACTCCAGTGATAGAACCCATTATTTCCGTCACTGAAATTATTCATGTTCCACGTTCAGTCAAATACAATATTTATGTACATACGCCTTTTGAAAAGCGGGCGCGCACTCGAAATATGATTCAACAGCATGTGCTTAAACATTTAAGTTTTGCAGGCGTAAGACCCGCACAACACGCATTACCTGATATTGCTCATTTAACAATACTGATTACCATGACCGAATTATTTCATGGTGTAGAGGAATCAGATGCCCGTTGGATAGCCACTTATGCGCGTTTAAAAGTGGTTGAAGCGAACCAAACCGTGACCCAACGGGGTGAAATAGCAGAAGTTATTTTTTTGGTATTAGAAGGGTTATTAACCGCGGAATCACGTCATACTATAGGTACAAAATCCCGACAACTTCAGCTTCTCTCGCCCGGCAGTATGATTGGTGGGACAGCGATGTTGATGAATGATGTTTACGAAGCCACTGTCTCCAGCAAAACGATTTGTTTATTACTAGAAATAAATTATCAATTATTAGAAAAAATATTGGCACAATGCCCCAAACTGATTGATATTATTATACATAATGTGACTCAATTGGTTGTTCGCAAAGGAGTCGCAGAAAAGTCACAATGGCAAATGCAAGAAGCGGATGTTGCCGCAGAAATATTGAGAAATCTAAAACGTCACCTCAGTATTTAA
- a CDS encoding outer membrane protein assembly factor BamE, which yields MQKFFTITALLSLLLSGCAVYKIDIQQGNVITQAQLDQLTAGMPAQRVRFIMGTPLLIDVFNENRWDYLYRFKAGHKNDEQHRISLFFDENQLLSHISGDIAVEIRDRPQPNTEPKDDRLPIL from the coding sequence ATGCAAAAATTTTTCACCATCACCGCATTATTAAGTTTGTTATTATCAGGCTGTGCGGTGTACAAAATCGATATTCAACAAGGTAACGTGATCACACAAGCCCAATTGGATCAATTAACCGCTGGAATGCCCGCACAAAGAGTGCGTTTTATTATGGGAACGCCTTTATTAATTGACGTGTTTAATGAAAACCGTTGGGATTATTTATATCGCTTTAAAGCGGGACATAAAAATGATGAACAACATCGCATTAGTTTATTTTTTGATGAAAACCAATTATTGAGTCATATTAGTGGCGATATTGCCGTTGAAATTCGAGATCGCCCCCAACCCAATACTGAACCCAAAGATGATCGCTTACCGATTTTATAA
- a CDS encoding HlyC/CorC family transporter translates to MNPPSSALSWFERILQVIKRDPLDREGILNLLRDAQQRGLFTPDTLGMIEGALQVSEMHVRDIMIPRAQMVTLELSAPTDKLIQTIVESGHSRFPVIGDSRDDVQGIFLAKDLLDYYANGTVEHFNMREAMRPAIFIPESKRLNVLLRDFRSSRNHIAIVVDEYGGVAGLVTIEDVIEQIVGDIDDEHDFDDQIFIKQRGDNLYSVLALTPIEEFNEFFKTDFSDEEFDTVGGLILQAFGHMPKRGESLQLAGFYFEVIRSNSRRIHLLRVKPLQE, encoded by the coding sequence ATGAATCCTCCGTCCTCGGCTTTATCTTGGTTTGAACGCATTTTGCAGGTCATTAAGCGCGACCCTTTGGATAGAGAAGGTATCTTAAATTTGTTGCGTGATGCCCAACAACGCGGTTTATTTACGCCTGATACGTTAGGCATGATTGAAGGTGCATTACAAGTATCCGAAATGCACGTCAGAGACATCATGATTCCGCGGGCGCAAATGGTGACTTTAGAACTGTCCGCTCCCACCGATAAACTCATCCAAACCATTGTTGAATCAGGACATTCTCGTTTTCCCGTCATTGGAGACAGTCGAGATGATGTACAAGGTATTTTTTTGGCGAAAGACTTATTGGATTACTATGCCAATGGTACTGTAGAGCATTTTAATATGCGTGAAGCGATGCGCCCCGCGATTTTTATTCCAGAAAGCAAGCGGTTAAATGTGTTACTCCGAGATTTTCGCAGCAGTCGTAATCACATTGCCATTGTGGTAGATGAATACGGTGGCGTGGCAGGATTGGTGACGATTGAAGATGTGATTGAACAAATTGTGGGCGATATTGATGATGAACACGATTTTGACGATCAAATTTTCATTAAACAACGCGGCGATAATTTATATTCGGTGTTGGCTTTAACGCCGATTGAAGAGTTTAATGAATTCTTTAAAACTGATTTTAGTGATGAAGAATTTGACACGGTAGGCGGATTAATTTTACAGGCTTTTGGCCACATGCCAAAACGCGGAGAAAGTTTGCAATTGGCAGGCTTTTATTTTGAAGTGATACGTTCTAATAGCCGCCGCATTCATTTATTGCGGGTTAAGCCTTTACAAGAATAA
- the ybeY gene encoding rRNA maturation RNase YbeY, which produces MMSRQVPLQLDVQYESKANELPSRRQLQQWVLATLHAVGHVQPTELSLRIVDRAEGARLNQTWRQKTGATNVLSFPFENPPGLNLPLLGDIVICAPVVAEEAETQKKPITAHWAHLVIHGVLHLLGFDHTTEAEAQDMERLEIDILTTLHYPNPY; this is translated from the coding sequence ATGATGAGCCGACAAGTCCCCCTTCAACTTGATGTGCAGTACGAAAGTAAAGCCAATGAATTACCAAGTCGTCGCCAATTGCAACAATGGGTGCTGGCTACTTTACATGCGGTAGGACATGTTCAGCCGACAGAATTAAGTCTGCGCATTGTGGATCGCGCTGAAGGCGCACGCCTAAATCAAACGTGGCGACAAAAAACAGGCGCAACCAATGTGTTATCGTTTCCATTTGAAAATCCGCCCGGCCTCAATTTACCACTACTCGGTGATATTGTGATTTGTGCGCCGGTGGTGGCGGAAGAAGCTGAAACACAAAAAAAACCGATCACAGCCCATTGGGCGCATTTAGTGATTCATGGTGTTTTACATTTATTAGGTTTCGATCATACAACTGAAGCCGAAGCCCAAGACATGGAACGCCTAGAGATTGACATTTTAACGACCCTCCACTACCCCAACCCGTACTAA